The Cutaneotrichosporon cavernicola HIS019 DNA, chromosome: 3 region CCCGTCGTCCCGAACACAGCGTTACATGTAGACTATTGAATCATAATCATCCACGcgaggacgaagaagaagaggcaGAGTGGATAGACAGCGAGTGCGGTGCGCTGCTCGGGCAAGCCCGTGCCGTTGAAGAAGTTGACGGaagctggcgtcagctaCTTTAGACAGAGAGGGAAACAACTTACCCCACACGCTCCAAGCCCAACACACGAGCGACACTGGTACTCTCACGAAGAGGTTGTGCAAGAGCAGCGCAACGATGGATGCGAGaagcagcggcgcgagcgcgtaTCCGAGCACACAGAGGGACTGGAAGAacgagctggggtcagcgtTCTCGCGATCGAAATCGTCACAGGAACAGCACCGTAGACTCACACCTTGCCGCCAAGCAACTTCGAGTTGACCGTCACAATCACACTCCCAATCGTGACCAGCGATATGACAAGCGAAAATACGGACATCGCCTGCTCCTGTGGCgactgccgtcagctcgtCAATAAAAAACGACTTGCGTCAAGACTCAGCGTGATGGCCAGGGTGAGGCAGATGACGAGTGGGCCCCACAGGTCCCAGTCGCGCAGGGCTGAGCGGCTACCTCCTTGTGGTGGGTACAAGACCTGCAGGAGCTTGGCGTAGATGGAGCGCAGATCACGcatctggtgtcagcacATCCTCCCATTCACAGCGAAATGCTCGTGTATCGCCTTCCAATTCCTCCTCCAGGTACAGTATACTTGTGCTTGGATGTCTCCAATGCCTTCCTCCATTATGAACTACTGACGCCGCTCGCCTCCTACCTGTCCAACAAACCTGACTCTTCTCCACCTTCCATTGCTTTATCCTCCAACACAATCTTCCTCGGACTCACAATCGTAGCGCTAACCGGTTCGTCCAGCGTGCTCTGCCCCGCATACCGCCGCTCAATCCTCACTCCACCCCACGTCGTGCTGCTCCCACTCGGTGTCGAGCCAATACGGCCTGACACGACGGGCGCAGGTTTCAGTGGCTGGCTCGGGCCAGCCTCGGGTGCGAACGAcagggcgtcgaggtctTCATCGTCCGCTTGGCTGCTGTTAGTTATCTCAGAACAATAAGCTCACATTATTTCGTGTTCTTGGGGGACGGCCTGGTACGACATGTTGGTTGAAGTGGTGGAGAGAGGTAGAGTGAAGATGTCAAGCGCGCGCGGCACGACAACATTAGCAGTGACGGATGACGGACGTGGCTAGTGGAGGTAACCTGATGGCTCGCCTAGATTTCAAAGCCATTAGGCGCGCTAATTGGCTGCGGACCTGGGCCAGGGTTAGGGACGGCCCAGCCAGTCCCCCTCACCCCACGTCATAGGTAGCACTGCTCATAACAGACACCTGCGAGCAACGCAAAACCCCTTGGACAGCCAGGTCAGCGAGCTATACATGGCTTGTGCGCAACCACAACaactcttcttcctcctcatctaAATCTAAAGAGCACCACTCTCCTAAGGTATCCTCCACCATGTGCGTCCATTCACTCTTCTACCACCATGCGTCCCAATCGCAGAACGCCAATCACCCCCACTCACACTAGgttcggcggcgggcgagcCCACCCACAAGATTACGACGACGGGCCATACGGCGGCAGGCCCATGGGCAGTGGCCACCAGCCGACCCGTCCAgtcgacaaggacaagacTGAGGCTGAGCTCAGCCTTAACATTAAGAAGGCGACAAGCCCAGAAGAGACGGCGCCGAGTGAGCTCATGATGACCCGAACCCGTTGGCTGACTCGCAGAGCAGAAACATGTGCGAAGTGCGTTCTTCGACAGATCTCTTGGTTCGCCGTTACTGACATGCAGAGTGCATCGTGTACACTTGGGACTACCACTCGTCGCTGAGCGTATGGAACGGCCTGCGCACCCAGCCCATCCTCACGGACGAGGTGCAGACGTTCAAggcgctcatcctcgtGCACAAGGTGCTGCAAGAGGGCCACCCTGTTGTGAGTGACGCGATGGGGGCTGGGGCGCACGAGTGACCGTCATATTATCACCATCATGCTGATCTGTCAGAccctcaaggaggcgcaCGCGCAAACCGGCTGGCTAGAGACATGCGGTCGCAcggtcggcggcgacgggcaGAAGGGCTACGGCGCCCTCATCCGCGCGTACACGTCGTTCCTGCTTGCCAAGCTGCGCTTCCACAGGCACCACCCCGAGTTCAATGGCTTATTCGAGTACGAGGAGTACATCTCTCTCAAGAACATTGACGACCCCAACGAGGGCTATGAGACCATCACCGACCTCATGCAGCTGCAGGACCAGATTGACTCGTTCCAGAAGCTCATCTTTGCTCACTTCCGCGGGTCCAACAACAACGAGTGCCGCATTTCGGCTCTCGTCccgctcgtcaaggagtCATTTGGCATCTACAAGTTTATAACCTCGATGATGCGCGCCATGTACCGCCGCACCGACGCTAGCGACGTGCTCCAGCCCCTGATGGAGCGTTACAACTCGCAGCACCACCACCTGCGCCGCTTCTACTATGAATGTTCCAACCTCAAGTACCTTACGGGTCTCATCAACGTGCCCAAGCTCGGTCAGGAGCCACCCAACCTCATGATCGCGGACCATGGCGATGCTCCCGACTTGCCTCGCCGGCCCAACCCCGACCGCAAGGCGACGCCGAAGGAGTTGCCTCCGCAGACCGACATGCCGTCGGCGAGCCAGGcggagatcgaggagcagcGCCGCATGCTGGAAGAGTATGAGAACAAGCAGaacgacctcctcaagcaGCGCGAGAACGAAGAGCGACGCCAgcgggaggagaaggagcgaCAGGAGCGCGAGTTTGCGGAGGCGCAGCGGCTTCAGAAGGaacgcgaggaggaggcccAGCGCGAActccagcagcagctcATGAGTCAGCAGATGAACCAGCAGTGGCAGAGCCAGAACGCTGGCCAGTTGGCCGAGCTCCAGCACCAGATGCTCTCGGCGCGTGGCCAGTACGAGCGCGACCAGATGATGCTCGAGCAGTACGACCGCCGCGTCAAGTCTCTCGAgagcgagctcgccatGGTCGGCGCCAATGTTGGAGCCCAGATAaacgccaaggacgagcttATTGCGCAGCTCCAGAAGCAGATCGAGCTTTGGAAGAACAAGTGGGAGTCAATCTCCAAACTCTACGCGAAACTGCGTGccgagcacctcgaccttctcagcaagagcaagggcttccagctcaaggccaacTCGGCGCAGGAGGCAATCGACAAGATGGAGCGCATGGAGCGcgacgtcaaggccaagaaccTAGAATTGGCTGACATGAttcgcgagcgcgagaaggcACGCTatgacctcgaccgcgcgcgctcctcccacaaggaggagatggaccGCGTCAAGCGCGACCTGTCGTTCGCCAACGAGcgtgccgaggacgcgtcGCGGCACAAGAGCACCGAGGTGCGCGACATTATGGCCAAGTACAACCGCCAGCTtaacgagctcgaggacacTGTGCGCTCCAAGCAGATGCAGATCGACAACCTGCTCGTCAAAGAgcacgaccgcgacgacgacgcccaccgccagctcgaggagaaggaggccgagctgcttgTGCTCCAGGAGGCCATGGACCAGAACATCCAGGAGCTCcaggagctcaagctcactCAGGGCGAGACGTCCAACACGTTCGACGCCCAGGTCGATaccctcatcctcgaccaccGCAAGGAGCTCAACGCTATCATCGACTCGATCCTTCAGGCGTGCGTGCACAAGGTCGATGACGCCATTtacgagctcgaggctcCGACGCACCTCGGCAACACGACTGCAACGGCGCCCTACACGCAGTCGATCATCGAGAAGGCCATGTCGAACGCGACCGAGTTCACCTCGACTTTCAACCTCTACCTCGGGCGCAAGAGCGGCTACGTTGACGTTATCAAGACTGCCAACGAGTTTGCGCAGAGCATGTCCGAGACGCTCGTGTCGAGCAAGGGCATCACGCGTCTTGCTGAGAACGAAGAGAAGTCTGACAAGTTGGTGCAGGTCGCGAAGCGGTCTGGTGAcgtcgcgcagcgcctCTTCCTTAACCTCCAGAGCTACAAGCTCGTGAGTGGgaacaaggaggaggttgtgcTGCGCAACAACGCCGAGGTGCGCAATgcgctctcctcgctctccgaGACGATCGAGCGTGTCGTCCCAAAGTCGAAGAGCAGCCTCACTCACGTCAACGGCGACCTGGGCGACATCGTTGCCAGCGAAATGGAGGCCGCTGCGCGTGCGATCGCTCAGGCGACCGAGCGCAtcgcgcagctcaaggcgcAGCCGCACGACAAGTTCTCGGCGCTCGACCGGCCCGTGCACGATGCCATCCTTgacgccgcggccgcggtCGCAAACGCGATCGGGCGGCTTATCCAGGCGGCTACGGCGTCGCAGGAGGAGATTGTGcgcgagggcaagggcacgagctcgacgacccagTTCTACAAGCGCAACCACCGCTGGACAGAGGGCCTCATCTCGGCGGCCAAAGCCGTTGCGTACGCAACCGGTCTGCTGATTGAGAGCGCCGACGGTGTGATCAGCGGCACGCACAACTTCGAGCAGCTGATTGTGGCCTCGAACGAGGTTGCGGCCAGCActgcgcagctcgtcgcggcaTCGCGCGTGAAGGCCAACCTCATGTCGCGCGCACAGCAGAACCTCGAGCTGGCCTCTAAAGCCGTTACGGACGCCTGCAAGGCCCTCGTGCGCCAGGTCAAGGTTGTCTCGAaccaggccgaggccgacgacatggTCAATTATGCGGCAATGGCATCGCACGAGTTCAAGACCCGCGAGATGGAGCAGCAGGTCGAGATTCTTACGCTTGAAAAgaagctcggcgccgcTCGCAGGCGTCTGGGCGAgatgcgccgcgccggaTACCACCAGGAGGACGACTGATCTGTTATACATAGATACCCCCATGTTATGATCTGTTATGAAGTtagaggccgaggaggttgcgcacctgctcgcggacgcggcgTTCAAACTCGGGTTTGTTCTCGCGGTAGAGCTTGCAGcactcgacgtcggcgcccGACTCGATGTTCGGCTCGGCAAGCATGCTCAGCACGCTCAGGAGGACGCTGCGAACGCCCTGGACCGGCGACCAGCGCTCGGACGCCGACTCGTATCGCAGCGGATCGTCGCCGGGAgggtggaggatggagatgCAGACGGCGCCGCTAGGGTAGACTGCTGTGAGCCTAGTCCGTGACGCAGATGTAACGTCTGTTGCTATGGATGGTACTCACTGTTCGGATGCAGCAGAGGGGGGTCAAACACCATTTTGAACGGGTTGAGTGGGTAGTCGGGTGGGAATGTAAGCTTGGCCGCAAacacgccgccctcctACATGTTAGCTAGCTGTGGCAATGAGATGGAACGCGGAGGCCCTCTGTCGCCTGCTTAGCGCCTGCGACAGCTTTGTCCATTGCTGTCCTCCTTTGACAGCTCATCTCTTCTCGTCTATTCTCCCATCGCAACCGTCCACTCGTCGTTTCTGGCCCCTCCGCTGAATCCTGGCTATCCTAGCCCGCGACACTCACATACGGCGTGTCCTCTGGCCCCTGGATCAAAGCCTCCCACTCGAGCATATTGTCCTCCGACACCGGGCCAGCCGTGAGTGTGTCATTGATTGGGTCGGCCGTGAGGTCGCGGTACTCCTTCATGAGTCTGGTGTTAGTTGGGCACACGGGTACcggtgagagtgagagtgagagtgagagtgagagcgAGAGTGAGAGTAGCTTCCATGACCAGCAAActggggaggtggagggcgGCGCAGTGGGATGGATGATTGCGACGTGGGAGGTCGCCATCAGGCCCATGCAGCATGAAGATTaagagatggaggggaCCACTcaccgccgcgtcgcggtcgacgtCTGGGCGCGGGTGTTGTTGCCTGCAAACATGATGATGAAAGatgtggtggtgggtggcgatTGAATGCCACGATGTCTTGGATGGCAAGTGGCCATGTGGCCGACCCATTACTTCAGGGCTAGGTACGGGGTACGTAGTGTAAGAAGGAGCGGCAATGTAGATATTTGATCATTTGTTCCATTTCTGCCCCACTCTAAACAGGACCTGCCCACCTGCGTTGCCGAGTCGGCTTTTCGTTTTCGAGCAGCAGACGCATGACGTGGTGGCGGATAGGGGCAGCTAGACACTAGAAAGTGACTACCAGATACCAACAGTGCATGCGCACTGCTGGAACGCTCGCTCTGTGCCTCAATACCGTGACCACGATCGATATTCGAGTCGATGCATCACTTTCTCTATGTGGCAAGCGTGGGAGCTCACCTCACTCGGACCGCAGGGGTTACGAAATCGGATGCGGGGAACCACTCGAGTAGCTTTACCACATGACGCAAACGTTTGCATCTGCCCACAACACTCTTGTACCTCACAACCATGAACCCAGACCGCGACGACTGCAACGAGCACGGGTCAGACCCGCTCGTCATTGAgaacgacgccgacgtcgccaagcacgcggcgggcgtgcaggacgccaagaccaagggcGTGCTCGCCATCGACATGGACGATGTTTTGTGGTGCGTCGGCTCGCGGATGTGGAGATTGTGGAAATTCTGATGCCAGTAACACGAACCAGACGATTGTTGACAGTGAGTAATGACAATCGACGAGATCAGAGATCAACTGGCGCTTGCTTGCGCCCGCCCGCCCTCCTATTGTCTTGCTCACAACAGTGCACGCCGACCTGTTCCCCGACAAGGCGAACCCGCCCATCTCTAtcgacgagtttgagcaCTACCTCTACTGGCATAACCGTGGATGGGGGAcgcaggaggagacggtCGACATGGTCGTGAGTTGACTGTGTCCTTGTGCAGCAGCCCGCCCGCTGACGCGCTAACCATAGGGCAAGCTGTACCGCGCGGGGCTGATGGACCGTCCCAAGCTGCTGCCAGGGGCGCGCGAAGGCCTCACCAAGCTCAAAGGCATGGGGTACTCGCTCATCGTCATCACGGCTCGCAGCGAGGTACAGCGCGAGGGTACCGAGGCGTGGCTGGAGGACAACCTCCCCGATCGTAAGTCCAACCTGTGTTTTGGTTTTGTTGACCCAGTCTTCGACGAGATTCACTTTACCGGCGCGTTCAACCACCTCATTCCCGCGACGCacgccgagcacgagggacacgcggccaagcgcgcaGTCGTGTCGCACAAGAAGCGCACAAAACACGAGGTCATGAAGCAGACTGGCGccatgctcctcgtcgacgacagcgccgAGAACGCACTCGCAGCTGCCAAGGCCGATGagccgccgcgcgtgcTCCTCTTCGGAAGTTATCCGTGGAACGCCGAGATCGTAGCTCCCGGGGAGGCGCACCCCCACGACAAGATGATCTACATCGACTGTGAGCAGTGCGGACAGCTACCCGCGCGTCGACAGCGCCGGCAGGCTCGCATCGACCAAGGATGGCTCCCTGACAACGTCACGCGCGTTCACGACTGGAACGCCGTCGTGCAGTGGATCGAAGGGCATGAGAAGGGACAGAACAAGCTGTGAGCCAGACATAGCTTGTTGctgcgagatggagaggtcACAGAGTCTACTTTACAATGGGCATCACAACTATACTGCTAACTGGTTACACGATGGACAATCGAAGGCGACATTGGCCTACTCCTTGTGTTTCTTGAACGCGggctcctcgacgctgtGGTCGGGCTCAGGCATGGGCAAGTTCTCCTTGTCGCTACCCCCCTCCGACGTCACGTCCGACGACACCTGCACCTCCGCGGCCTGCTTGGCGCAGCCGCACTCCCACTTGGGCGCGTTGAGCTCGCACGTCGCGAGCGACCAAGCAATGCGGTCGGCGAACTGCGTCGCGATGACGTTGGACTCGTGGTCGATGTTGAACTGAGCCAGCATGGCcgcgagcttgtcctccCTGGTCAtgctgtcgtcggcgtgcATGATCTCCTCCGTGAGCTCTTCAAGGATGTCGTCACGgttgccgccgaggccgatcATCTCGCTGAGCTTGCCAAAGACGGGCGGTGCCACCTTGGCGAAGCCTGCGCGCGCAAGCACCTCAAGGCCGGTGCACACGGCGACGACAGAGTAGCGCATGTGGATCGGGCGCTTgggctgctgtcagctcccACACGGGCAACAACTCACAGTCATGACGTGGTGCTCCTTGACGTTGAAGACCGAGAGGCGGCCCTTGATCTCCTCAAGATCATCGTCCTGAGGTCAGCAGCTTTCTTATTCCCACGCCATCTCACAGACAGCGTTGCGCACGGGTCAAAGATCGTTGCACGCTGGTCGTGCATCTCGATCAGGATGCCGACCCATGCGCCAAACCGGTGTGTCGGGATGACAATGCGGGCGATCTGACGTCAGTCCCACTTCAGATAGTCCAAACTCAAAACTCACCTTTTCATCAATGCCGTGTTGAGACAGATCCGTGGTGTAAGTCAACCCCGAGAAAAAGCGCGAGGGTAACGCCTTGACATGGTGGTTGAGGGTGTTGAGAACCTTCATGAACGAGTTGACGGTCGGCTGCTCATTGACCACGTGGTCGTACTTGAAGCTGTACACAGTCTCCACAAACGCAAAGGGCGGAGCATCCGAGTTGGGGACGCACCCCCATGTCTCATCACTCATGATCCATCCCATGAGTTCGGCCTGGCGCTCCTCCTGTGATCAGCAAGAAAGTTACCCCGGGTGAGCTTACGCTGAGGAGAGGTAGGAAGCACTTGACGATGTTCCGCGTGGCCATAGCGCACACACATCCGTGTCCGCTGCAGCAGCCTCCGCCGTGATGCGAATGTCCCTGGTTATGCTGGTGCTGCgggtcctcggccttgagggACTCCGCGTCCACCTTGGTTGCGTCGCCCAGGAGCGACTCCTTGATGCTGACAGCCGTGGGGTGGACGTCGGCGCCCTCCATGATGGTGAGGGCCATTATGAGGACAGGTTGTTGAGAGTGGACACGGGACTGTGGCCGAGTCACTGGTGAGGGCGGATGAGCAAAGGCTTTGGAAGAATGGGCAGTGGTGGCAATGAATCGGTGCGGAAGACTTGTTTTAATAAGCTTCTCGCACTGCACGAGGCAAGTGCGAGTTGGTATTCAACCCCTCTGAGCGCCACAAATCCGGACGGAACGGATGCTGTGTACTCCCGCGGCCTTCCGACCTGAGAACAACAACGGATGGCAGATGGCGCTGCCGAGTCGATGACAATGCTTGTGGGAAGCTTCATCTGTCAGAACGGGCAAGTGAATGGCGACGACATGTATGCCTGAAACACAAATTAACTGGATCTTACACTACTTCTCTACCTCGGCAAGCATCAGATCCACGACATCCATGTTCGCCTTCAACGCAGCCCACTGATATGAATTAGTGGCTAGCATCGGGAACACGAGGCTACTCACCTGCTCGGCCGAAAGCGAGATGCCTTTCTTTCCAGGTTTGGCGTCGCCCGACGCCTTGTCGGCGTAGAACTGGTGTCAACCCACTGTTCCAGGAAAGCATGGGAATCAGAAGGAAGGCGCTACGCCACTCGGGTGTCGCCGATACTGACCTCCCGCAAGTCGACCAGAACCTTGCCTTTGAATTGACGCACGGTCACGCGACGCATCTTGTCGATCTGGGTGAGTTGCCGGCCGGACTAGGCAGCTTACGGCAATGAATGGGTCACCTTCCTCGTTGTGCTCCATGACCAGCTTGGTGGCGTCGGGACGCGGCTTCTGGCGGTTAGTCTGTCACGGCTATGGAAGAGGCAGAATGAATGCACAAGCCCATCCAAGGCTCTTTACAATACCAGGTTCGCAACTCATCCTTCCCCCAGCATGTGGAGAGGAAGCAAGGACGGCGGAATTTGACGTACCTTGGCCTCGGGTccgtcgtcgctggcggcgcgcttcttgcccttggtGCCCTTGTGTAAGCATACCACACAACAACAATGTATCAGCTTACACTTCCGTCCGAGTTGTTGTGATCTTTGGGCATCGTTGAGGAGAGATgttgaggaagggaggaaaGATGGGGATCAACGCTGAGACACCTCCCCTCATATCGACCTCCACTTACGCGTCAAACAACGCGAGTACATCCGAACATCCGGTTGACTTGTGGCAGAATGTCGCCCGATGACCATCGGCTGCAGACGACAGTCGTCAATGCTTACAGCAAGAGAAGAAGCTCCGTAGGTTATTACCGTTATTTTATCTCTGCTGGACTGTGCATAGTCCCATCTCCAGTTGACCTCGACATGCCTCTCATGGCCGTCGCATCCCTCAAGATGTCCCAAACAGGCGTGTCTGTCTGCCCATCAGATTTTCGACCGTGTTATCGTCTTCAAAAAGCTCCAGTGCTCAGGAATTGAATCCTGCTGGTCCTTGCCGCGATTCGAACGCGGGGCCACTCCCATGATCTGTAACGCCCtcggctgctgctgcggaCGCACGCCCTAAGAGAGTATGATAACCACTACACCACAAGGACGGGTGGCAATTGTGACGCTCGGGCAATAGTAATTATGGTTGAGGCTTTACCGAGGAAGCCTGGAGATTGCCGCGTTTCTGGTATCTCAGAGTGTTGGATGAGCTCAAAACGGTAGTCCGCGGTTGTGCCATGGCAAGGCTTAAGTTCTCAAAGCCTTCTTCAGAGGTCACTTCTCCAACACTGGTTGGGTGGAAGCACTGgctgccaccgccgcccccCAACTTTATCCCCAACTTAATCCGGTCTTCTCCAGTTGGCGACCAGTGTACAGCAGAGTCTACCTATGTCCCCCAAAGCGTTCCGAGCAACATTGAGATCGCAAGACAACGGGTCTGTACATAAGGAGGGAGTTGGACCCCGCCACCTGCATGACACGCAGGCACGATACTGCCTCACCATGATGTGAAAGGCTCTTGATAAAACGGTGATGGAGGATGAGTTGGCAGGTGGATTAGGTTTGTAACCGGAAATGTTCAAATTTGATATGAAAACGAATACTGCTCTAATACTGCCTGTGTGCTTCCGTTAACCAGCAGCTCACCAGCAGA contains the following coding sequences:
- a CDS encoding uncharacterized protein (Transcriptional Coactivator p15 (PC4)); protein product: MPKDHNNSDGSGTKGKKRAASDDGPEAKKPRPDATKLVMEHNEEGDPFIAIDKMRRVTVRQFKGKVLVDLREFYADKASGDAKPGKKGISLSAEQWAALKANMDVVDLMLAEVEK
- the SLA2 gene encoding uncharacterized protein (I/LWEQ domain); this encodes MARLDFKAIRRANWLRTWARTPASNAKPLGQPEHHSPKVSSTMFGGGRAHPQDYDDGPYGGRPMGSGHQPTRPVDKDKTEAELSLNIKKATSPEETAPKQKHVRKCIVYTWDYHSSLSVWNGLRTQPILTDEVQTFKALILVHKVLQEGHPVTLKEAHAQTGWLETCGRTVGGDGQKGYGALIRAYTSFLLAKLRFHRHHPEFNGLFEYEEYISLKNIDDPNEGYETITDLMQLQDQIDSFQKLIFAHFRGSNNNECRISALVPLVKESFGIYKFITSMMRAMYRRTDASDVLQPLMERYNSQHHHLRRFYYECSNLKYLTGLINVPKLGQEPPNLMIADHGDAPDLPRRPNPDRKATPKELPPQTDMPSASQAEIEEQRRMLEEYENKQNDLLKQRENEERRQREEKERQEREFAEAQRLQKEREEEAQRELQQQLMSQQMNQQWQSQNAGQLAELQHQMLSARGQYERDQMMLEQYDRRVKSLESELAMVGANVGAQINAKDELIAQLQKQIELWKNKWESISKLYAKLRAEHLDLLSKSKGFQLKANSAQEAIDKMERMERDVKAKNLELADMIREREKARYDLDRARSSHKEEMDRVKRDLSFANERAEDASRHKSTEVRDIMAKYNRQLNELEDTVRSKQMQIDNLLVKEHDRDDDAHRQLEEKEAELLVLQEAMDQNIQELQELKLTQGETSNTFDAQVDTLILDHRKELNAIIDSILQACVHKVDDAIYELEAPTHLGNTTATAPYTQSIIEKAMSNATEFTSTFNLYLGRKSGYVDVIKTANEFAQSMSETLVSSKGITRLAENEEKSDKLVQVAKRSGDVAQRLFLNLQSYKLVSGNKEEVVLRNNAEVRNALSSLSETIERVVPKSKSSLTHVNGDLGDIVASEMEAAARAIAQATERIAQLKAQPHDKFSALDRPVHDAILDAAAAVANAIGRLIQAATASQEEIVREGKGTSSTTQFYKRNHRWTEGLISAAKAVAYATGLLIESADGVISGTHNFEQLIVASNEVAASTAQLVAASRVKANLMSRAQQNLELASKAVTDACKALVRQVKVVSNQAEADDMVNYAAMASHEFKTREMEQQVEILTLEKKLGAARRRLGEMRRAGYHQEDD
- a CDS encoding uncharacterized protein (Yip1 domain), whose amino-acid sequence is MSYQAVPQEHEIIQADDEDLDALSFAPEAGPSQPLKPAPVVSGRIGSTPSGSSTTWGGVRIERRYAGQSTLDEPVSATIMRDLRSIYAKLLQVLYPPQGGSRSALRDWDLWGPLSPQEQAMSVFSLVISLVTIGSVIVTVNSKLLGGKVSFFQSLCVLGYALAPLLLASIVALLLHNLFVRVPVSLVCWAWSVWASVNFFNGTGLPEQRTALAVYPLCLFFFVLAWMIMIQ
- the ubc7 gene encoding uncharacterized protein (Belongs to the ubiquitin-conjugating enzyme family), translated to MFAGNNTRAQTSTATRRLMKEYRDLTADPINDTLTAGPVSEDNMLEWEALIQGPEDTPYEGGVFAAKLTFPPDYPLNPFKMVFDPPLLHPNIYPSGAVCISILHPPGDDPLRYESASERWSPVQGVRSVLLSVLSMLAEPNIESGADVECCKLYRENKPEFERRVREQVRNLLGL
- a CDS encoding uncharacterized protein (5' nucleotidase, deoxy (Pyrimidine), cytosolic type C protein (NT5C)), with translation MNPDRDDCNEHGSDPLVIENDADVAKHAAGVQDAKTKGVLAIDMDDVLCNTNQTIVDMHADLFPDKANPPISIDEFEHYLYWHNRGWGTQEETVDMVGKLYRAGLMDRPKLLPGAREGLTKLKGMGYSLIVITARSEVQREGTEAWLEDNLPDLFDEIHFTGAFNHLIPATHAEHEGHAAKRAVVSHKKRTKHEVMKQTGAMLLVDDSAENALAAAKADEPPRVLLFGSYPWNAEIVAPGEAHPHDKMIYIDCEQCGQLPARRQRRQARIDQGWLPDNVTRVHDWNAVVQWIEGHEKGQNKL